From the Candidatus Aminicenantes bacterium genome, the window TGGGCAACAGCACGTCCAGCAATCGCTCTTCCACGTTTCGACGCGCTTTTTCCAGGTTTACTTCCATCTGTTCGGCCTTGACCATGTCTACGGCGATCCGCACCAGGTCGCGGACGATGGACTCCACGTCCCGGCCCACGTATCCGACCTCGGTGAATTTTGAGGCCTCAATCTTGATGAAAGGCGATCCCGCCAGGCGTGCCAGGCGGCGCGCGATCTCGGTCTTGCCAACGCCGGTGGGCCCGATCATGAGGATGTTCTTGGGAATGATGTCTTCCTGGATTTCCATGGGAAGTTGTTGACGACGGATGCGGTTGCGCAGGGCGATGGCCACGGCATGTTTGGCTTCTTTCTGACCGATGATATAGCGATCCAACTCCGCCACAATCTGGCGGGGAGTCAGGTGATGGGATTTCCGTAAAGCAGGGGTATTCATTCAAGCTCCTCAATGGTGAATTCGTTGTTGGTGTAAATGCAGGTGGCGGCGGCTATTTCCAGGGCTTTTTCCACGATCTCCCGCGCGTCCAGGCCGGAATGGCGTTTCAGCGCCAGGGCCGCGGCCTGGGCGTAGGGTCCACCGGACCCGATTGCCAGGATGTCCTCGTCGGGTTCGATCACATCACCGGAGCCCGAAAGGATGAAAAGGTGGCTCTTGTCGGCCACTACGAGCAGGGCTTCCAGGCGCCTCAGCACCTTGTCGGTGCGCCACTCCTTGGACAACTCGATAGCCGCCCGGGCCAGGTTGCCGCTGTATTCTTCCAGTTTGCCCTCAAAGCGCTGGAACAGGGAAAACGCGTCGGAAGTGGATCCGGCGAACCCGGCCAGGACCTGGTTGTTAAACAGGCGCCGCACCTTGCGGGCGCCGTGTTTCAATACCGTGTTTTCAAGGGTTACCTGCCCGTCGGCGCCGATCACCACCCGGTCTTTGTGTCGCACGCACAATACCGTGGTGCTCTTTGTTTTGAACGTCATAAATCCATTGTATGCTTTTTGCCCTGAAGCGTCAATGAGGAGGGGCGAGAGGTTAGAGGCAAGGGGCGAAGGGCCAGGGGCAACTGAGTGAAAAGTGAAAAGTCGAAAGTGAAATCGAGGTGACAGGAGGCAGGAAGGCGGGTGTAGGGGTGCTCCTCTGTGCCCGGCCCGTGCCTTTTATTCATTCTTCTTTATTCATTATTCAGGATTTTTCCGGATTTGCAGGACGTTCTCCTCCGGGTATAATGCTTATCAACAGGAGGCCCAATGACCAGGATCGCCGTAGTCGCAACGATGATTATTCTCTTGATGATTCCCGCCGCCTTGAGGGCGGAACACACCGACACATTGCCGCTGGGCCCGAAGGATCGGAACCTGGTATTGCGCACGGTCGAAGCCGGGCAGATCCTGGATACGCGCACGGGCAAAGAGGTGACCATCGCAAAGATCGCGCGCCGCGCCGCCAACGCCGATGTGGTGATGGTGGGAGAGTACCACGACAGCATGGCTTGCCACCTGTTCCAGAGAGACCTGATCCGGGAAATCGGCAAAATGTCCCCCCAAACCGTGGTGGGCTTCGAGTTCTTCCAGCAGGGAAAGGACGATGCGGCCCTGGCGGCCTGGAGCCGCAAAGAGGGGAATGAAGCGGACCTGCTGCGTGCCACTAACTGGTATGGCGGCACCTCCATGCATTACGGCTACACCCGGCCGGTGATGCAGGTGATCCGTGAAACCGGCCTGGCGGTTATCGGCCTGAACGCGCCCCGCGCCCTGGTCCACCGCGTGGCCGGAGCCGGCCTGGACGCCCTGGGCCCCGGGGAACGCCGCCGCTTCGCCTACGTGGAGAGGAAAAATACCGAACACCGTTATTTCATCCAGCAGGTCTTCGGCGCCGCCGCGTTGCGCCTGCCCCCGTGGTTTGAGCGGATTTATGCCGCCCAGACCTGTTGGGATGCGGTCATGGCCGCGTCAATGCGCAACATCCTGGCGTCCAGGCCGGGCAAAGGAAAAAAGGGAGTGATTATTGCCGGCTCCGCCCACGTGGCCTACGGCCTGGGCATTCCGTTCCGTTACCGCCTGGGCAAACGCCGCGCCCGCCTCTTGACCATTGTGCCGGTGCGGGTGGAAAAGCAGGATGAAGACGCCGATTCCCACCCCATGCTCAAGATGATGGCCAAGAATATGCCCCCCGTGGGCGTGTTCA encodes:
- the hslV gene encoding ATP-dependent protease subunit HslV — protein: MTFKTKSTTVLCVRHKDRVVIGADGQVTLENTVLKHGARKVRRLFNNQVLAGFAGSTSDAFSLFQRFEGKLEEYSGNLARAAIELSKEWRTDKVLRRLEALLVVADKSHLFILSGSGDVIEPDEDILAIGSGGPYAQAAALALKRHSGLDAREIVEKALEIAAATCIYTNNEFTIEELE